The genome window CAGAGCACGCGACAGGAAATCGGCCTCCTCTGGCATCCTTGCGGCGTAGATTCGGAATGGGCTCCTCTGCGCGCTGTGCTCCTGCACGAGCCAGGGCCGGAGCTGGAGGATATCCGGGATCCCAACGCTGTGCAGATGCTGGCGCCGATAGACGCCGGCCTGGCGCGCCGCCAGCATCGCGCGCTGGCCGACGCCTACCGCTCCGCCGGCGTGACCGTCCATTTGGTCGCGCCCTCCCACGTGCCGCCGCCGAACCTCCTGTTCGCCGCCGACCTGTTCTTCATGACCCCGGAGGGAGCAGTTGTCGGCCGGCCGGCGTCCACCGTGCGCGCCGGCGAGGAGCGCTGGGTAGCGCGCCGGCTGGCGGAACTGGGCATCCCCATACTGCACACCGTGCACGGCCGCGGCACCTTTGAAGGCGCGGACGCCATGTGGCTGGACCCCCGCACGATCCTGCTGGCAACGGGCATCCGCACCAATGCCGAGGGCGCCGCGCAGGTCGCCGGCACCCTGCGGGAGCTGGGCGTGGAGATTATTCAAGTCGGACTGCCCTACGGCGCCATGCATCTGATGGGCACCCTGCGCATCGTGGATCGCGACCTGGCGCTGGCCTGGCCGGGGCGCGTGCCGTATGCCGCGGTGGAAGCACTGCACCAGCGCGGCTTCCGGGTGCTCTTCATCCCGGATGAGCGGGAGGCGGAGCAGGGCATGGCGCTGAAC of Anaerolineae bacterium contains these proteins:
- a CDS encoding amidinotransferase; this translates as MSGGEQPALSIYETSAYGGEGWSPRRQSTRQEIGLLWHPCGVDSEWAPLRAVLLHEPGPELEDIRDPNAVQMLAPIDAGLARRQHRALADAYRSAGVTVHLVAPSHVPPPNLLFAADLFFMTPEGAVVGRPASTVRAGEERWVARRLAELGIPILHTVHGRGTFEGADAMWLDPRTILLATGIRTNAEGAAQVAGTLRELGVEIIQVGLPYGAMHLMGTLRIVDRDLALAWPGRVPYAAVEALHQRGFRVLFIPDEREAEQGMALNLVTLGPRRVLMPAGNPVTRSLYERAGITCHEVEVDELMKAAGAIGCMTGVLERELVGDK